The Metarhizium brunneum chromosome 5, complete sequence sequence GACGAACAACCCGAAGCTGAAGGTTCTCTGCTGGGAAGATATTGATTTCTGGATTCTCCATGACCCCGAAGGCAATGGCGGTTGGGATCGCTTGGCCACGCAAATACTCCTTCGCTGGCATGAAGGCGAGGACAAGCAGATCGTCCCGACATGGCACACCTTCATCGAAGAGGATATTCCTATGCTCCGTCATGTGTCTCACATACTCGCCAAGGCACTGTCGGAAGGGGCTATTGATAACAACGGCTACTAAGAGAGAGCTGACCCTATTTTCCCCACCAAGCTTAACAAGCCATCCATCAAAGTTCGATGGAAACGGGAGTGGCTGCATCGGCCCGTGTCCCAGGAGACCGTCAATGCGCTAGGCAAGAAGTCGAACGATCCTGCGACGGCTGCAGTCTTTGACAGCCACTCCGTACGGTTGGGGATTGCGCTGGGCCTCGCAGAGAAGATGTCGCAGTATGGCTACAGTCGAGGCTGTGGGTTGCCTATGCATACCAGACGTATGCGAGCCTGTCCAGAGCAACAAGCAGACACACAAATCCCAATGCCAACCCCACTTTCGCACGAAAGCTCCCAGCTGCCGCTGCCACCACGGTCGTCAAGCGGGTTAAACCCTTTACTTCCCAAATCACCTGAGCCCCCAGCCACTTCTGCTTGGAAAACCGGCCGTCCCGAGcgctcatcatggccgcggCCGCAATCTTCCAATGGCCTGCACGCTGTagcgaacattgaaaccaccagacacaaGCCGCCCCCTAACCACATTGTTAGCAGCGACCAACGTCCATTCGTTCCCACCGTTCCTGACCACACCCCACAACAGCAACCTCCAGTACCATCTGGCAAAACGGGCCCTTGTATCTTCTGCGGAAAACGTTACGCTCGTAGGGCGCTGCTTTAGAACCACCTCGAGCAGCATTTGGAGCGAGCAGATGGCTCGTTCATACCATGCCCTCGTCCAGAGTATCAGGCTGAGGGGGTTGTATTGGACAATATTATGAAATTTAAAGCTCACGCCTCTCGTCTCCATGGCTCGACATCCAGGAGAATTGAGGCCCAGGCTCGGGCGAACCCAGTCTGACGCTGCCTAGGGAACGGAGGATTAATCTCATTCTATTTAGTCGGAAGCAGTTGCGTTTTTTAATATTGAGGATTGTGCTAGTGCCATCGAGGTCTACGGCTACGAGAGATGTTGCAGCATGCGCGCAGGCACCACTCAAATACGTTAGATATAAAACCATCGTGGCGATATTGGTACTTGAGATCTGGCCCGATAACATTTATCGTCTCATAAATATCGCTCGCGGTCCTTCCTCGAGGAATTCATGCAGCATCAGTTCCATAGCCGTCCTTCGCTTCTCCGGCAACCATTCGGGCATGCCCGACGCGAAATCGAGAAACTGCTCTTTATCATCGTCTTGTAGATGCTTCACTGTATCTGATAGCGTTATCCCTCTACGGATGAGATCCTTGCGCATGATAGAATCTGGTGCAATGTAAGATATTAGTCTGTTATGCCTCTTTTTGCCAACGAAAATAAGGGGGTTTAACGaaccgtcgtcgtcgaggaacgGACCGCCCCAAAACTCATTCATGTTCATACATTCCTTGCCTCGTGCGTTGAGAATCGACTTCTTGAGCCTGTTTTGCCGCAAGAGTCGTTCTCTCTCGATCACAAGCTTGGGCGGGTCGCCAAGCAGAGAAACCATCTGGGCCAGGTGAACGTGTGCGTCATATTCCCCGTCATCCCCGGCAGGTCGCTCGAACAGGCTGATATCTTCCAGGAGGTTCCACATCTGCGTGGTATGAGTATGCATGAGCAAAAAGAGATTGGGGGGCTTATTCCTCACAAGTAGTCCGAggttccagatgtcaacaCTGTAGGACCAAGGACACCCAAGTAGCACTTCTGGCGCACGATAGCGGTGAGCTTGTATCGCAGAGAGATGTCCCTGGTTTTCTACTCCAGGGAAGCAGAGGTTGAAGTCAGCCAGCTTGGGCAGCAGTCTGCGGCCTTGCAAAGGGCCAAAATCGCTTTGAGAGAGGTAGATGGCACGGCCGTCCCCAGGACGAGTGCGTCTAGGTTGAAGGCTGTCTTTTTGGCGCGCGGCAAAGTTTTTTAATACCGCATCGTGCTCAAATGTAATCATGATATTATCGTCCTTGATATCTTAGACGCTAGAGTCAGAATAATAAGCAAATGTTATCCTGTGAAGGCATACCAGTATGGATAAGACGGCACGCAGAGTGCAAGTAACCTAAAGCTTCAAGGAGACAAAAGACGTAGAGCTTGAATAGCTGTAATGGTATCCTATTCCCGGGGAGTCGGCGTTGAAGGTCAAATAGGGTCTCTCGCATTGGCTCAAAAACGAGGCAGAAATAACTCCCTTGCGGTGCGTGTAGCTGGAGGACTCGAGAGGTAGGCGGATAAAGGATATACCCTCATGAGACGGATCGGCTTCGGCAATACTCTTTGAATGAGCTGCTTCTCTAGATGCATCTGTATCAAGGGCCGCGACCTTGATGCTAACGTAGCGAGGTATAGATGACTTGCACCATTTCTTGCTAGAGGACGGCGTTACATGGATGAATAAGAAGAGGAGGGGAGACATGAAGCTTACAACTTTAAGTTTTCAGCTAGCCATACTGTTGAGCTGGAGCCGTATCCCAGCTTGAAGATTATCTTGAATCTGCCATCCAACACTTGACCCGGCTGGGTGTGGTGAAAATATTCCAGTCTGTCACCTGTGAGACATTCCTCCTCGATGGCTTCGTTCATCATGTGAGCTGATTGGAGGACTGAGATGGATCTGCGTTGAGGAACAAGTAGACCAAGGCATTGGTTAGGCCGGAGTAGTGGCTTCCTTGTGACAGGTACCATCATCAGACAGCGGATTCGTGGTAAATGAAAGCTCTGCATTAAATCAAATTGGGGAAATAGTATTGACAGCCTCTGCTTCTACACTTGATGTAGCATTTCGTGTAGGGAGGAATGGTGCTCTAAACATGGAACTGACCGGACTACTTAGAAGCAGGAAATATACCGGACATGGACTTGACACATGCAGGGATTAGAGGCCTTGGCCTACAACGTTGTGGTGGCATTGGTGGTTGCAACCAGCCAGTACGGAAGCTCACAACTTGCAGTACGCATGAAGGGAGATACTACAAGATTCCTGGTCTAAGCAAGAGACGTACATACTGTCTGCTCATGAGCACGTACCTCACTATTCTTACCAGACGTTGGTGACGGGGACAAAATCGCATATGGTTCCCCCAGTGTCGCGTTGGCCGCGCGCTTCGGTGCGCTGTATTACCCATGCCAGGGCACTGTTGGCAACTTGCAAGGGCCGGCGTATTCaacctcaagtgctgcctgGCCTCTCACGCCGTTTTGAACCTTCAGTATGCAAGGCCACCGCAAATATTATCCACCGTGATATTTGCTTGGAACAACCAATGTTGCCCAGTACTCATCACTACTATGAACTGTACCGCTGGCCTACGTCGGCAACTTATTGTCGCTCAAAAGCACGCTCTTACTTCGATACACCGCGGTCAACCAATTCTTGTTCCTCAAGCACTTCATCGATTCAACCGGCATTTCGTGCGGACAATATTAACCCAGCCAAAGGTTTTTCCGACTGTCGGTTTTGAGACCGTTCCCGCAGACGAGCCGATAGAAGAGGAAAAGCTCCCGAATTACAAGGCCGAACGGTACTATCCTGTCCTCATCGGCCAAGTCCTGCAAGACAGGTACCAGATCACCGGCAAACTTGGCTTTGGTGGAGGGTCGACTGTCTGGGCTTGTCGCGACCTCAAGTACGTACAAGTCCGCAAACTATACGGAACCCGTCCATCTATCTAACACACCCATGACTCTAGACAAGATACGGCATTGATCATAAAGATCTGCGCCACCGGCGAGACTGGTGAGAAAGACGCCAGGCAGGAGGTGGCCATTTCTGACCATATCAAGTCCATCGATGCACCGCATCATCCCGGCAAAGAGCTGCTGCGAATCGCCCTGAAGAACTTTGAGATCGAGGGGCCTAATGGCAACCACCAATGCCTCCTATTTGCTCCACTGGGCAGGACCTTGACTGAGTTCCGAAAGCTTTTCCCGGGAAATGCTCTCGACTCTAATGTCCTGCGACAAACCTTGCTCTGTATTATCATGGGTCTGGACTTTCTTCACCAAGTCGGCGTGGTTCATACCGGTATATCTCGGCGTCCAACCCAACGTCAACAGCTAAATATCATCTTTTCTGACGCTGCACCATTTAGATCTCTCCCCTAATAACATTCTTGCCGGCCTCGGTCCCCGGGATTCGGGTGTGTTTGGTCAGATCGAGGAGCTCGAACTAGCGACCCCGTCACCTCGCAAGGTATTGCCAGACCGCTCGATATACCTCTCCTACCAGCTGCCGATTACACATGGTGCTCCAGTCATCACCGATTACGGTGCTGCTCGTCTAGGAGAGCCGGGTGAGAAGCACTCTGGGGACGTGATGCCAGGAGTTTACCGAGCACCAGAGATTATCATGGGAGCTGACTGGGATTCCAAAATTGACATGTGGTCTCTCGGGGTCATGGTACGTCGATGCTCTGTCCTGATGTCAACATTTAGAGAAATGACTAAAGCTCCGTAGGTCTGGGATCTCTTCGAAGGTGGTCGTCTCTTCCGCGCTATAAGCGCTGACCGACTGGACGACCAACTCCACCTCGCCGAGATGGTGTCGCTGTTGGGTCCGCCACCTAGGAAGTTCTTGGAGATGCATGAAAAGTCCCGCAAGTATTGGGATTCGGAAGGTGAGTGTCGCTCCGTGCACTGGAGACGTGCGGCCATACCTCTCCATGCTAATGGCTTTACCTAGGCAACGGGATTGCCTCAACCCCCATCCCAGATCAGTCTCTTGAGAGCCGTGAGACGAAACTAGAGGGTAAAGAAAAGCAATTGTTCCTGGCCTTTGTGCGCAAGGTTTTGTGCTGGCTTCCAGAAGACCGCACGTCGGCTGACGGGCTCTACAATGACGAATTCTTGAACGGCTACATACGGCATGAGGGCCATGTGGCGGCAGAGCGAGCCGCACTAGATAAGCGCGACGCGGTATGACAATACCTACGACAAGACTGTTGCTGCTAGTCCAcgaaacaagaagaaagggGGCTTATTCTGGAAGTTGTGCCGACATGAGGCCCATGACGTGGTCAAGTCTCGTGATGGCGGTGGCATCCTCGAAAGCCTTGACTTGGCCATAGTAGAGCAACGGCCGAAGGAGCTCTCACCAAGGCACAACCAACTCAAGGAGCCCCGTACAAGGATGCAAGGTGCACCCAGAGCCCTCGAATTGCTATCCTATGCGGGACCTGCAGCGAGAAaaagatggccaagaggaTCGAGTTTAGTAAATGCCGCAGACGCCGCCTATACCGCAAGCTCGTTCGAACGTGCAAACTGGCCGAGTAAGCCATCCAGCAGGTCCAGCGGTATCTGCGAGGTTTGTCATGCAAAGCCGAGGCGAACGAGAAGAGGAGAGGACATCCGAGCCATGCATAATTTCTGAAGAAAAGCGGAGGAAATGTTGCTCCAAGAAACGCGAGGAGTGCCTTGGGGCAACACTAGCGCGGGTGATGCTCGCGGTGGACGATGGGTGGGCAAGAgggtcttgactcttgatgCTGCGTCATGGGGCACGTGTATCAACAGCGCCACGCCTGCCAAATTGTAGTAGTAGGTGGATAGAGTGTGAGTCAGCAATTGTACGTGTACTTGGAGCATCGTCAGAGCTCAGTGAGTTTTTCAATCTTTCTTTGAGTACAATCACACAACACATTGCTTGCCCGAGGTCCAAGTCCACGTTCCATCAACGGCCACTTGCAGACTTGAAGCCGCCCGACTTCGGCTATAAGCCCCTGGCCCGAAGTCCACGGGACCCACCGCAGCCCACACTAAACGTCAGTCAAGGATTTCGTGGTGCGCATCTCATCTCAGATATTAACCTCACTCCAACGGCACCCGCAGCACACCACTTGCCCTCCCGATTTCAGGTCAATTGGGCTGCTTCATCTTGGAATCATGCTGTCTGCTACTTGCGGGGTCGTGCGCATCGGCGCTCGCCGAGTTGCCCCACGCGCTGCTGCCCTCGCCGTCACCTGTAGGCCCAGGGCCTCCTTCGGCGGAATAACGCCCAATATCGTCCACGGCCGCGCGATTGCCACCACCGGACGTCCTTCTAATGCTCTCAACACGAACCCGAACCCCCCTCTAGGCAAGAAAAATGCTTCCAACGAGGTACCGTCGCGGATTGCCCTCATTGGCGCCCGCGGTTACACCGGCCAGGCCTTGATTGACCTTCTCAACGACCACCCTAACATGGACCTTCGCCATGTGTCTTCTCGAGAGCTTGTCGGACAGGAGCTCAAGGGCTATACTAAGCGCAAGATTATCTACGAGAGCCTATCTCCCGAGGATGTTGCTCGTTTGGACAAGGATGGCCAGGTCGACTGCTGGGGTAGGCTCGCCCCCTCGCTAGATATTTGACAGTTCTACTAACACCCAAAAATAGTCATGGCCTTACCCAACAAGACCTGCCAGCCCTTTGTCGAAGCATTGAGTCAAAGCTCGAGTCTCATCATTGATCTTTCGGCCGACTACCGGTTTGATTCGACGGGGAAATGGACCTACTCATGCCCTGAGCTTGTGACGCGCAGTAAGATTGCGCAGTCCACGCGCATCAGCTGCCCGGGCTGCTATTCAACGGGCTCTCAACTCGGTATTGCTCCTCTTATGCCGTATTTGGGGGGCGTTCCTACGGTTTTTGGTGTTTCGGGAGTATGTCCCCCTTCCCCAATGCCGACACCCGCGCTCAACGCTAACTGATCCAAGTTCTCGGGAGCTGGAACGAAGAAGAGCCCCAAGAACGACGAGACGCTTCTCAAGGATAACCTTTTGCCTTGTTAGTTGAAAAGAAATCATGATTATAGGGATGTTGGAAGCTGACCTTGAGCAGACTCTCTTACGGGACACATCCACGAGCGAGAAATCAGCCACCACCTTGGGGCCCCGACGGCATTCATTCCTCACGTGTTAGACCTGTccctttttcctttgccTATCATATACTGATTCAATGACAGCGCTTCCTGGTTCCGCGGTATCCAATTGACCATCAACATCCCCCTGTCCAAGGAGATGACTTCTCGAGACATTCGCCAGATTTACCAAGACAGATACGCCGGCGAGAAGCTTGTCAAGGTCGTTGGCGAAGCTCCCTACGTCAAGTCGATCCAGAACAAGCATGGAGTTGAAATCGGTGGGTTCGCTGTTGATGACAGTGGCAAGCGTGTCGTTATGTGAGTTGCGCATCTGAGATTGAACCCCCATGAGCTCCAACTAACCTCCGTAGCTGTGCCACGATTGATAATCTAAACAAGGGCGCCGCCACGCAATGCCTGCGTAAGTACTGTCGGTTCGTAACGAAGGCTTTCACGGTTTGCTAACGACTGCACAGAGAACATGAACCTCGCCCTCGGATACGACGAGTACCAGGGAATTCCCATTGAGTAGTCGTCTTGATCCCCAAGCACTGGAGTCCATTGCGCAAGGCTTGGTATTGAATGTCTGGACCTTGAACGGCCTTTCCGTTGAAGAAAAGAGATGCGTCTTGCAGGTCGTTTCATGAAAATCGTCACCAGTTCCAGGGGCTAATGCGCATTGCTTCTTGCGATGCGCCGCCGAAACAGCGCGCTGGTCGTATCGGAGCAGGTCTAGCTTTAGCTTACAGGTACGGGCGGTCTGTGTTTAATGCCCCTTGGACTTGCCAAATCGACTGGGGATGCTTGCACTTGCTGTGACATACCGAGTTTCGGCCTGGAGCCCTGCTTCTTCCCTGGAAGTTCTTACATATCTTGACATACAATCCAGAGTGTACCTGCATGTGGTGACTTGCACCGACACCGCCAGGCGGCTTGCGTCTCATGGGGCCTTGGCTGGGCTAGCCACAGTGATCATGAACTTCATCGTCATATGAGGCCACAGGGCTTCCTAATCTAGTACTATATCAATATTAGAAGATTCTCCGTACAATGCAGCAACTGCaggccttcttttttccaTCACATTGTGATAGGGGTAACTCAGGCAAAGCCCTTGATTCTCCCATCTACCACACAACCCAGAGTCCTCCAAGCCACGCAACCCTTTCCAGCAGCGGGCTCGCGAGCCAATCTCTCCCCTGACGTTGGCGACTGGATCCTGAACCATGGCGAAGGTCGCATGAAGTCGACAAGATACAGTGCAAGCACGAGGGGTTGTTGCCTTACGTATAATTGACGGGCTCGTATGTATCCTGTCGGAAGGTGCAGGTTGAGGTGATTAAAAGAGCATCACGAAGCAGGCGTAACAAGAGCTTGAGCAGGAGGCGGCGCTGTTAACTAACAGGACCGGGATGCGGGTCGCCCAGGTTTCATGGAAGACGACCGGGTGCCTGTTTACAGTCCGTGGCAATTTGCGCGTCGAGaaggtgaattgctcggcgggctcactcttttgctaggtgcgctcacgcgCCATTCGGTATCTAGTACCTGGTTATcaggtatta is a genomic window containing:
- the AFC1 gene encoding Serine/threonine-protein kinase AFC1 translates to MNCTAGLRRQLIVAQKHALTSIHRGQPILVPQALHRFNRHFVRTILTQPKVFPTVGFETVPADEPIEEEKLPNYKAERYYPVLIGQVLQDRYQITGKLGFGGGSTVWACRDLKQDTALIIKICATGETGEKDARQEVAISDHIKSIDAPHHPGKELLRIALKNFEIEGPNGNHQCLLFAPLGRTLTEFRKLFPGNALDSNVLRQTLLCIIMGLDFLHQVGVVHTDLSPNNILAGLGPRDSGVFGQIEELELATPSPRKVLPDRSIYLSYQLPITHGAPVITDYGAARLGEPGEKHSGDVMPGVYRAPEIIMGADWDSKIDMWSLGVMVWDLFEGGRLFRAISADRLDDQLHLAEMVSLLGPPPRKFLEMHEKSRKYWDSEGNGIASTPIPDQSLESRETKLEGKEKQLFLAFVRKVLCWLPEDRTSADGLYNDEFLNGYIRHEGHVAAERAALDKRDAV
- the arg-6_3 gene encoding Protein arg-6; translation: MLSATCGVVRIGARRVAPRAAALAVTCRPRASFGGITPNIVHGRAIATTGRPSNALNTNPNPPLGKKNASNEVPSRIALIGARGYTGQALIDLLNDHPNMDLRHVSSRELVGQELKGYTKRKIIYESLSPEDVARLDKDGQVDCWVMALPNKTCQPFVEALSQSSSLIIDLSADYRFDSTGKWTYSCPELVTRSKIAQSTRISCPGCYSTGSQLGIAPLMPYLGGVPTVFGVSGFSGAGTKKSPKNDETLLKDNLLPYSLTGHIHEREISHHLGAPTAFIPHVASWFRGIQLTINIPLSKEMTSRDIRQIYQDRYAGEKLVKVVGEAPYVKSIQNKHGVEIGGFAVDDSGKRVVICATIDNLNKGAATQCLQNMNLALGYDEYQGIPIE
- the Dyrk3 gene encoding Dual specificity tyrosine-phosphorylation-regulated kinase 3, giving the protein MITFEHDAVLKNFAARQKDSLQPRRTRPGDGRAIYLSQSDFGPLQGRRLLPKLADFNLCFPGVENQGHLSAIQAHRYRAPEVLLGCPWSYSVDIWNLGLLVRNKPPNLFLLMHTHTTQMWNLLEDISLFERPAGDDGEYDAHVHLAQMVSLLGDPPKLVIERERLLRQNRLKKSILNARGKECMNMNEFWGGPFLDDDDSIMRKDLIRRGITLSDTVKHLQDDDKEQFLDFASGMPEWLPEKRRTAMELMLHEFLEEGPRAIFMRR